A genomic stretch from Pirellulales bacterium includes:
- a CDS encoding NERD domain-containing protein: MIPPTMAASCPSPGEQEIFAKLKQENAAREWIVLHSLDIAQHLRQVSGEADFVIIVPAIGVLCLEVKACRSLDIKDGLWFYGHDPKGDPRGPFKQASEAMHSLRQQVIQSDASLSRVPFWSAVAFPYIEFKVASGEWHPWQVIDSTRFKQQPMATLVGGILRSARSHLSLQPTAKWFRDSDRIPDSKQSAAIARILRPNFEFTEKASDRRARKQAEVIRYTEEQFVALDTMEDNPRVLFTGPAGTGKTLLALEMARRAASAGKSVLFVCFNRLLGRWLSYHPIVRSGQIAAGTLHQYMAGIADIKVPEGADESFWKAELPEAALSKLLDGHRDAARFDMVVADEVQDLLHPQYLDVLELVLKGELSGGSWRMFGDFERQMLYGQDRELAEELIRKRLGSFARGALRVNCRNTPRVATLSQLLGRLRPNYLRILRPDDNIEPAINYYATPSQQRKEISNTLERLFKDSYSGDDIIVLSPKAGQRCAAAGVTEKPWCDQLAPFETAAPGKIRYTTIQSFKGLDAPAIVVTDVEHLDGDTFSSLFYVATTRALERLNIIVHETVKPDIIHSLLGSR; the protein is encoded by the coding sequence ATGATCCCTCCAACCATGGCTGCCTCCTGCCCCAGCCCTGGCGAGCAAGAGATATTCGCTAAGCTTAAGCAAGAAAATGCGGCACGGGAATGGATTGTACTTCACTCGCTAGACATTGCACAGCATCTGCGGCAGGTGTCTGGAGAGGCCGACTTTGTGATCATCGTTCCTGCAATCGGCGTGCTCTGCCTCGAAGTAAAGGCGTGCCGCTCACTCGACATCAAGGATGGGCTGTGGTTTTACGGCCATGATCCGAAGGGTGATCCACGCGGCCCATTCAAACAAGCATCCGAAGCGATGCACAGCCTCCGGCAACAGGTTATTCAAAGCGACGCATCGCTTTCCCGAGTTCCGTTCTGGTCTGCTGTTGCGTTCCCGTATATCGAATTCAAGGTTGCATCCGGAGAGTGGCATCCGTGGCAGGTGATCGATTCGACCCGCTTCAAACAGCAGCCGATGGCGACTCTGGTAGGCGGCATACTGCGCAGTGCGAGATCACATCTAAGTTTGCAGCCAACGGCCAAGTGGTTTCGCGATAGCGACCGCATACCGGATAGCAAGCAGTCGGCCGCGATTGCCAGGATTCTCCGGCCGAATTTTGAATTCACCGAGAAGGCCAGTGATCGCCGCGCGCGCAAGCAAGCGGAAGTCATTCGCTACACCGAAGAGCAGTTCGTTGCGCTAGACACAATGGAGGATAACCCTCGCGTCCTCTTCACAGGTCCGGCAGGGACTGGCAAGACACTCCTCGCTTTGGAAATGGCACGCAGGGCAGCAAGCGCAGGGAAAAGTGTTCTGTTCGTGTGCTTCAACCGTTTGCTCGGCCGATGGCTGTCTTACCACCCTATAGTGCGCAGCGGCCAAATCGCGGCTGGAACACTCCACCAGTACATGGCGGGAATCGCCGACATCAAAGTGCCGGAGGGCGCGGACGAGTCATTTTGGAAGGCCGAGTTACCGGAAGCCGCCCTGTCGAAGCTGCTGGACGGGCACCGGGATGCTGCACGGTTCGATATGGTGGTTGCCGACGAAGTGCAGGACTTGCTCCACCCACAGTACCTCGACGTGCTGGAACTGGTACTCAAGGGTGAGCTTTCAGGCGGTTCGTGGCGAATGTTCGGCGACTTCGAGCGACAGATGCTCTACGGGCAAGACCGCGAACTAGCCGAAGAATTGATCCGCAAGCGGTTAGGGTCGTTTGCTAGAGGAGCGCTCCGCGTGAATTGCCGAAACACCCCTCGCGTTGCGACACTATCCCAGCTCCTCGGCCGCCTCAGACCGAATTACTTGCGCATTCTCCGCCCCGATGACAACATCGAGCCAGCTATTAACTACTACGCCACACCATCACAGCAGCGCAAGGAAATCAGCAATACGCTTGAACGACTTTTCAAAGACTCCTACAGCGGCGATGACATTATTGTCCTTTCGCCGAAGGCCGGGCAGCGGTGCGCGGCGGCTGGTGTGACAGAGAAGCCTTGGTGCGACCAGCTAGCTCCCTTCGAGACGGCTGCGCCCGGCAAGATTCGTTATACGACCATTCAGAGTTTCAAAGGACTAGACGCTCCAGCCATCGTCGTTACCGACGTCGAGCACCTTGATGGCGACACGTTCTCGTCGCTTTTCTACGTTGCGACAACGCGCGCGCTAGAGCGACTCAACATCATCGTGCATGAGACGGTCAAGCCTGACATCATTCATTCGCTGCTCGGCAGCAGATAA
- a CDS encoding helicase-related protein: MQNIENRDAVLRALREELVGPYPLGQEIDCAQAIQLDDAEAAYRPHRQLGSGEEILQRDSPTKRYGVGVLYPMEAPVAPDELDSQLPPPDEEAEPAPPENAREPLAPSAVHDCETIAARAEYRLPEADSDDFDLSSANTYKPSSMAVSLLVHLPRGAVLEVVASGGRYRLLPVMLTGREREWWLRSLVRLASNFHREDFPAANAYVNARDPVRENVADLDVRIEVFARPYQSHPDEYLITVCLVNREPAGGRLDLQSLFQSRIEVRLKPGSAGTILPYPTAEPLDSDERSQELLYRDKLTFAVGHGCAADWTRSAPTSAESVTAECLPVFETPSTTPDIRSSSGQPLIASMRILAGIEQGSDGTEQLEAIVSEYEAWITVQRGRIPSLNARLRETAEAHMEQCSEAARRMRDGLSLLASDPQIRRAFQLANLAMVTQQVRSRREARTATFDQEASILQFAEPYEPLDLNSVRARGSQWRAFQIAFILASLRSTADASDADRERVELIWFPTGGGKTEAYLGLAAFSIFLRRLRNPADTGLQTLMRYTLRLLTAQQFQRASRLICAMEYVRRQHAEELGEAEISTGIWLGGSTTPNSRDEARSVLRSLRSGDGREQNRFVLDRCPWCGAEMGPVNLTAGRGRGRRSSIPRVIGYESRNNTVVYACPDRHCEFHRLLPLYVIDEDIYEKRPDLVIGTVDKFAMLAWKPQARSLFGIAEDGTRASSPPGLIIQDELHLISGPLGSMVGLYEPIIEELCTDRRGQHAAKPKIVSSTATIRNFVEQVQGLYARDRTSLFPPSGLDADDSFFARVARRPDGTLERGRIYVGVHAPGLGSLQTVQVRTFSALLQAPQTMSAADRDPWWTLLLFFNSLRELGTTLTLFQSDIPVLLKGALRQRLGINFQDVRQLRKILELTGRLPGDEVPKAISALEIPTVSQQGQPVDVCLASNIIEVGVDIDRLSMMAVVGQPKTTSQYIQVTGRVGRKSDRPGLVVTIYTASKPRDRSHFEKFRSYHERLYAQVEPTSVTPFSRPALDRAAHAVIASYVRQLGDSDQAESPYPFPATLVAAVSHILEQRAAYVDPDELVALRRIIQRRVDEWQRWQRTQWDRGQNTENMPLLRPSGAYVTPEKSRVSWETPQSLRNVDAECQAEITQLYILGEEEAGDA, encoded by the coding sequence GTGCAAAATATTGAGAATCGTGATGCTGTGCTGCGGGCGCTCCGCGAGGAACTGGTCGGGCCATACCCGCTCGGGCAGGAAATAGACTGCGCACAGGCGATACAACTGGACGACGCCGAGGCTGCGTACCGGCCACACCGCCAGCTCGGTTCCGGTGAGGAGATTCTCCAGCGGGATTCTCCTACGAAGCGTTACGGCGTTGGTGTTCTGTATCCGATGGAGGCACCAGTCGCGCCCGACGAGCTTGATTCTCAGTTACCTCCACCCGATGAAGAAGCTGAACCCGCGCCGCCGGAAAATGCCAGAGAGCCGCTCGCACCTTCTGCCGTGCATGACTGCGAGACGATTGCGGCGCGTGCTGAATATCGTCTCCCGGAGGCCGATTCAGACGACTTCGACCTCTCATCTGCCAATACATACAAACCGAGCAGCATGGCTGTGAGCCTACTGGTACATCTGCCACGAGGAGCTGTACTCGAAGTCGTGGCAAGTGGCGGCCGTTATCGGCTCTTGCCAGTAATGCTCACCGGGCGCGAAAGAGAGTGGTGGCTACGTTCGCTCGTCAGACTCGCGAGCAATTTCCACCGCGAAGATTTCCCCGCAGCAAATGCCTACGTCAATGCTCGCGATCCGGTGCGAGAAAATGTCGCAGACCTTGACGTGCGAATCGAAGTCTTCGCAAGGCCTTACCAGTCTCACCCAGACGAGTATCTCATCACAGTGTGCCTGGTCAACCGCGAGCCAGCTGGTGGCAGGCTGGATTTGCAGTCCTTGTTCCAGTCTCGGATAGAGGTCCGTTTGAAACCCGGCTCTGCCGGAACCATTCTGCCATACCCGACGGCTGAGCCGCTGGACAGCGATGAGCGCTCGCAGGAGCTGCTGTACCGAGACAAGCTCACTTTTGCAGTAGGCCACGGGTGCGCGGCTGACTGGACTCGCAGCGCCCCAACCTCCGCTGAAAGCGTCACCGCCGAATGTCTGCCAGTCTTTGAAACACCGAGCACAACGCCAGACATCCGCTCAAGCAGCGGCCAGCCGCTTATCGCTTCCATGCGAATTTTGGCAGGAATTGAACAAGGCTCCGATGGCACCGAACAACTTGAGGCCATTGTCAGCGAGTACGAAGCATGGATCACGGTGCAGCGCGGGCGCATCCCAAGCCTGAACGCGCGATTGCGAGAAACCGCCGAAGCCCACATGGAGCAATGCTCGGAAGCAGCCCGGCGGATGCGCGATGGATTGTCACTACTTGCAAGTGACCCGCAAATCCGCCGCGCCTTCCAGCTTGCCAACCTCGCAATGGTTACTCAACAAGTGCGGTCGAGGCGAGAGGCCCGCACTGCCACATTCGACCAGGAAGCCTCGATACTTCAATTTGCCGAACCTTATGAGCCGCTCGACCTAAACTCTGTGCGTGCGCGCGGAAGCCAGTGGAGAGCTTTCCAGATCGCATTCATTCTCGCATCTCTCCGTTCCACGGCGGACGCATCAGATGCCGACCGCGAGCGGGTCGAACTTATCTGGTTTCCTACCGGCGGTGGCAAAACTGAAGCGTACCTCGGGTTAGCCGCGTTTAGCATCTTCCTTCGTAGATTGCGCAACCCAGCAGATACCGGACTGCAAACACTGATGAGGTACACGCTCCGTCTCCTAACCGCACAGCAGTTTCAGCGTGCCTCAAGACTGATTTGCGCAATGGAATACGTCCGGCGGCAACATGCCGAGGAATTGGGCGAGGCAGAAATCTCTACGGGCATTTGGCTTGGCGGTTCCACTACTCCAAATTCTCGGGACGAAGCCCGCTCTGTACTCCGCAGCCTGCGAAGTGGAGACGGGCGAGAACAGAACAGATTTGTTTTGGATCGATGCCCGTGGTGCGGTGCCGAGATGGGGCCGGTTAACCTCACCGCTGGCCGTGGGCGCGGTCGCCGGAGCAGTATTCCCCGCGTCATTGGCTACGAGTCCCGCAACAATACCGTCGTCTATGCCTGTCCCGACCGACACTGCGAATTCCACAGGTTGCTCCCGCTATATGTCATCGACGAAGACATTTATGAGAAGCGCCCTGATCTTGTCATCGGCACGGTTGACAAGTTCGCTATGCTCGCTTGGAAGCCGCAGGCGCGCTCACTGTTCGGCATTGCCGAAGATGGGACGAGAGCCTCCTCGCCGCCCGGCCTCATAATTCAGGACGAACTGCATCTCATTTCTGGCCCGCTCGGGTCGATGGTCGGCCTCTATGAGCCGATTATCGAGGAATTGTGTACCGATAGGCGGGGACAACACGCAGCTAAACCAAAGATCGTGAGTTCTACGGCAACCATCCGCAACTTTGTCGAACAGGTGCAGGGCCTGTATGCGAGGGACCGAACGAGCCTGTTTCCACCGTCCGGATTGGATGCCGACGACTCGTTCTTTGCGAGAGTCGCACGGCGGCCCGACGGCACTCTTGAACGCGGCCGTATCTACGTCGGCGTCCATGCTCCCGGTCTTGGTTCGCTCCAAACGGTGCAAGTACGAACATTTTCGGCCTTGCTCCAGGCCCCCCAAACGATGTCGGCTGCCGACCGCGATCCGTGGTGGACGCTATTGCTCTTCTTCAACAGCTTACGCGAACTCGGGACAACGCTCACGCTGTTCCAGTCTGACATTCCAGTTTTGCTCAAAGGTGCGCTCAGGCAGCGCCTTGGCATCAACTTCCAGGATGTGCGGCAACTCAGAAAGATACTTGAACTGACGGGCCGCCTGCCGGGCGACGAGGTGCCAAAAGCCATTTCCGCCCTCGAAATCCCGACCGTCTCGCAGCAAGGGCAACCTGTCGATGTCTGCCTGGCATCCAACATCATCGAAGTAGGGGTCGATATTGACCGGCTTTCGATGATGGCAGTTGTCGGCCAGCCGAAAACAACATCCCAATACATTCAGGTGACGGGGCGCGTCGGCCGCAAATCGGATCGGCCTGGCCTGGTCGTGACAATCTACACCGCGTCGAAACCCCGCGACCGCTCGCATTTCGAGAAGTTCCGCAGTTATCACGAGCGGTTGTACGCGCAGGTGGAACCGACAAGCGTTACTCCATTTTCCCGGCCAGCACTGGACCGAGCCGCCCATGCCGTCATTGCAAGCTATGTGCGGCAACTCGGTGACTCCGATCAAGCCGAAAGCCCTTACCCATTTCCGGCAACTTTGGTTGCCGCCGTGTCGCATATCCTCGAACAGCGCGCAGCTTACGTTGATCCCGATGAACTTGTGGCGCTTCGCAGGATCATCCAACGGCGTGTTGATGAGTGGCAGAGGTGGCAGAGAACACAATGGGATCGCGGGCAAAATACAGAGAACATGCCTCTATTGAGGCCATCCGGCGCTTATGTGACGCCGGAAAAATCTAGGGTCTCATGGGAGACACCGCAGTCTTTGCGAAACGTGGACGCCGAATGCCAGGCCGAAATCACGCAACTCTACATTCTCGGAGAAGAGGAGGCTGGCGATGCCTAG
- a CDS encoding DUF1998 domain-containing protein: MPRRPVRRGQLISPFGPGAMMILPDGVSVICGGLDHWFKHETGGTENIDQREYQVDEWRLAARLNVGHFYLPPDHRRVRRPAPPTNGYLTVPFLRFPQWHYCTRCGLMRKVPLVTKGRIKCAECEARGWTRYIVQVPFVAMCDAGHLQDFPWVEWVYETANPPQNQLPMRLVSTGGMTLAGQKVKVDGGPERTLAGITNASPDGNDTDLSRLLDNSRTPYLCPGHRPWLGTEEGEGCGRPLRGTLRSAANVYFAQIHNSIYLPRSDDTTVAEAISLLEQPPLSTFLSIFTSAGGSPTPAQLRQLYRELVSTFTDRQLEQAIATVCGGGGRQQQQQTAGDDAETGFRRQEYDTLVAAADFDQLVLSPADLRQYAPDFSRFFSHITLVHKLRETRALTGFTRVFADTDRDLASQQAMLRLDPPDEMWLPAYMVFGEGIFLTLDEHRLRQWEAQQDIQDRVAPLLARYLALRQARHLRDRHIGPRYILLHTLAHLLINRLTYECGYSSAALRERLYVSENSAAPMAGILIYTAAGDAEGTLGGLVRMGRPGKLEPLLDRALTGAQWCSADPVCMEMGQSGGQGPDSMNLAACHGCCLVPETACEEFNRLLDRGLLIGPFSNLVIGFFNRA, translated from the coding sequence ATGCCTAGAAGACCAGTACGCCGCGGCCAACTCATCTCACCGTTCGGCCCCGGCGCGATGATGATTCTGCCTGATGGCGTCTCCGTGATCTGCGGTGGACTAGACCACTGGTTCAAGCACGAAACCGGCGGCACAGAGAACATCGACCAGCGGGAGTACCAAGTCGATGAATGGCGGCTTGCTGCGCGCCTCAATGTCGGGCATTTCTATCTGCCACCCGACCACCGGCGGGTGCGTCGCCCCGCTCCCCCGACCAACGGCTACCTCACTGTGCCGTTTCTGCGGTTCCCGCAGTGGCATTACTGCACTCGTTGCGGGTTGATGCGCAAGGTGCCACTCGTGACCAAAGGGCGGATCAAATGCGCGGAATGCGAGGCCCGTGGATGGACAAGGTACATTGTCCAGGTTCCCTTTGTCGCCATGTGCGATGCGGGCCATCTCCAGGACTTCCCGTGGGTCGAGTGGGTATATGAGACCGCAAATCCGCCGCAGAACCAGCTTCCAATGCGGCTCGTTTCGACAGGCGGCATGACACTCGCGGGACAAAAAGTGAAGGTCGATGGCGGCCCTGAGCGGACGCTGGCAGGTATCACCAATGCCAGCCCGGACGGCAACGATACGGACCTGAGCCGCCTGCTTGACAACAGCCGAACGCCCTACCTTTGCCCCGGCCACCGCCCGTGGCTCGGTACCGAGGAAGGTGAAGGTTGCGGCAGGCCATTAAGGGGAACCCTCCGCAGTGCCGCCAACGTCTATTTCGCACAAATCCACAACTCGATTTACCTCCCACGCAGTGACGACACGACCGTGGCAGAGGCCATCTCGCTGCTTGAACAACCGCCGCTGAGCACCTTTCTATCCATTTTCACCAGTGCTGGTGGAAGCCCAACGCCAGCACAGCTTCGGCAACTGTATAGGGAACTCGTTAGCACATTCACTGACCGCCAGCTTGAGCAAGCCATCGCGACCGTGTGCGGCGGTGGTGGGAGACAACAACAGCAGCAAACAGCCGGTGACGATGCCGAAACCGGATTCAGGCGGCAAGAATACGATACATTGGTCGCGGCCGCAGATTTCGACCAACTCGTGCTCAGTCCCGCAGATCTCAGACAATACGCGCCTGACTTTTCACGTTTCTTCTCGCATATCACGCTCGTCCACAAACTAAGGGAAACGCGGGCACTTACTGGCTTTACGCGAGTCTTTGCCGATACTGACCGCGATCTCGCTAGCCAGCAGGCCATGCTCCGACTCGACCCGCCAGATGAAATGTGGCTGCCGGCCTACATGGTCTTTGGAGAAGGCATTTTCTTAACTCTCGATGAGCATCGCTTGCGGCAGTGGGAAGCGCAGCAGGACATTCAAGACCGCGTTGCACCGCTACTTGCCAGGTACTTGGCTCTCAGGCAGGCGCGCCATCTGCGCGACCGCCACATTGGTCCCCGATACATCCTCCTGCATACGCTGGCACACTTACTCATCAACCGCCTAACTTATGAATGCGGCTACAGTTCCGCTGCGCTCAGGGAGAGATTATACGTGTCGGAGAATTCCGCCGCTCCGATGGCGGGCATTCTAATCTACACTGCTGCCGGCGATGCCGAGGGTACGCTCGGAGGGCTGGTGCGAATGGGCAGGCCGGGGAAGTTGGAACCGCTCCTGGACCGCGCGCTTACAGGAGCGCAGTGGTGTTCTGCCGATCCAGTGTGCATGGAAATGGGCCAAAGCGGCGGGCAAGGTCCCGACTCCATGAACCTTGCTGCCTGCCACGGCTGCTGTCTGGTCCCGGAAACCGCCTGCGAAGAATTTAACCGACTGCTCGACCGCGGGCTTCTTATCGGCCCCTTCAGCAACCTCGTTATCGGATTCTTCAATCGAGCCTAG
- a CDS encoding DNA cytosine methyltransferase: MIIPILSFFTGGGFFDLGFKQAGFAICWTNENCPAFVEGYAHGMSAWLSSFKKTQTTKADISNTSSICDLSARKVLNEAFDSPLPDVFGIIGGPPCPDFSNGGTHAGGNGINGQLTTTFVDMICGIKPSFFVIENVAGLYRFHKHRKFLHKKIYQLQENGYAVDYRILNALEFGVPQDRERIFVVGFKRPLAQKALGRKLTADEREWFVWPENDTYKGAKSLPWPRVSPFGKEPSLPDDLPIELTVFPALLGNGDPEKVANGCDFFNPYSDKFKQVKEGDVSRKSFKRLHRYRFSPTAWYGNQEVHLHPWKARRLSVREALRIQTVPDEYVLPSDMTLSAKFKMTCNGVPCIMANHLASMVQIFLENAIK, encoded by the coding sequence ATGATAATTCCAATTTTGTCCTTTTTTACTGGAGGAGGTTTCTTCGATCTCGGGTTCAAGCAGGCGGGGTTTGCGATCTGCTGGACTAATGAGAATTGTCCGGCGTTTGTCGAGGGTTACGCGCACGGTATGTCCGCATGGCTATCATCCTTTAAAAAGACACAAACTACTAAGGCGGATATCTCGAACACCAGCAGCATCTGCGACCTATCCGCGAGGAAGGTGCTCAACGAGGCATTCGATAGCCCGCTCCCCGATGTCTTCGGCATAATCGGCGGCCCACCCTGCCCGGACTTCAGTAACGGCGGCACCCATGCCGGGGGTAATGGAATCAACGGCCAACTTACGACAACCTTTGTGGACATGATCTGCGGCATCAAGCCATCGTTTTTCGTCATAGAGAATGTGGCTGGCCTCTACCGCTTCCACAAGCACCGTAAGTTTTTGCACAAGAAGATTTACCAGTTACAAGAGAATGGCTACGCCGTGGATTACAGAATTCTGAATGCCCTTGAATTCGGAGTGCCACAGGACCGAGAAAGGATTTTTGTTGTCGGTTTCAAGCGCCCACTTGCGCAGAAAGCACTGGGACGAAAGTTGACGGCGGATGAACGGGAGTGGTTCGTGTGGCCTGAGAATGATACCTACAAAGGGGCCAAGTCTCTGCCCTGGCCGAGGGTCTCGCCGTTTGGCAAGGAGCCGAGTTTGCCTGACGACCTCCCCATCGAACTCACCGTTTTCCCGGCACTGCTCGGCAATGGCGACCCAGAGAAAGTTGCGAATGGCTGCGATTTCTTCAATCCTTACTCCGACAAGTTCAAGCAGGTGAAGGAAGGAGATGTGTCCCGCAAGTCATTCAAGAGGCTGCACCGCTACCGGTTTAGCCCGACTGCATGGTATGGCAATCAAGAAGTTCACCTACACCCATGGAAGGCACGCCGATTATCAGTTCGTGAAGCCCTGCGAATCCAGACGGTTCCGGATGAATACGTCTTGCCATCAGACATGACCCTTTCCGCAAAATTCAAAATGACATGCAATGGAGTTCCTTGTATAATGGCAAATCATCTTGCATCAATGGTCCAGATTTTTTTGGAAAACGCGATCAAGTGA